The following coding sequences are from one Methanosarcina sp. WWM596 window:
- a CDS encoding DNA-binding protein — MKIIIDTNGFMIPVQFGVDIFEELKRLGFNEFYVPEAVVFEIEKLIKREKGSNRTAAKVARSMMDRCKRITGTGHADDVILRLAGEMEAAVLTNDIGLKRRLVENRIQTVSLRQKNRLDVV; from the coding sequence TTGAAAATCATAATTGATACAAACGGGTTCATGATCCCTGTCCAGTTCGGAGTGGATATTTTCGAAGAACTGAAAAGGCTGGGTTTTAATGAGTTCTATGTACCTGAAGCTGTTGTATTTGAAATCGAAAAACTCATAAAGCGGGAAAAAGGTTCAAACAGAACAGCCGCGAAGGTTGCCAGGTCCATGATGGACAGGTGCAAGAGAATAACCGGTACGGGGCATGCGGATGATGTGATTCTCAGGCTCGCGGGCGAGATGGAAGCGGCCGTTCTGACAAACGATATAGGGTTGAAGCGCAGGCTTGTCGAAAACAGGATCCAGACCGTGTCTCTGCGCCAGAAAAACAGACTGGACGTTGTCTGA
- a CDS encoding DNA-directed RNA polymerase: MYKLMKLVDTVRIPPTLLGEEVMPTIKNALREKLEGQVDKKLGSLVAVYNIDEVGEGHILVGDGAVYYDVTFEAIMFLPELQEIIEGEVVEAVGFGVFIGMGPMDGLLHVSQITDDFISYDAKNARLVTKTGGKSIAEGDHVRARIVAVSINEREPKESKIGLTMRQTALGKLQWLEEARRKKQPQEITGEETT; the protein is encoded by the coding sequence ATGTATAAATTAATGAAACTCGTTGATACTGTTCGCATCCCTCCTACCCTTCTCGGGGAAGAAGTGATGCCTACCATTAAAAACGCGTTACGGGAAAAACTTGAGGGGCAGGTTGACAAAAAACTTGGCTCCCTCGTTGCGGTTTACAATATCGACGAGGTTGGAGAAGGGCATATCCTTGTCGGAGACGGGGCCGTATACTATGATGTGACATTCGAAGCAATAATGTTTCTTCCAGAGCTCCAGGAGATTATCGAAGGTGAGGTCGTGGAAGCTGTTGGCTTTGGAGTATTCATAGGAATGGGTCCAATGGACGGGCTGCTCCACGTAAGCCAGATTACTGACGACTTCATTTCCTATGATGCCAAAAACGCAAGGCTTGTCACTAAAACCGGAGGCAAGTCAATTGCTGAAGGGGACCATGTAAGAGCCAGAATTGTTGCAGTCAGCATCAATGAAAGGGAACCAAAAGAAAGCAAGATCGGGCTTACCATGCGCCAGACTGCCCTTGGAAAATTGCAGTGGCTCGAAGAAGCCCGCAGGAAGAAGCAGCCTCAGGAAATCACAGGTGAAGAGACTACCTGA
- the spt4 gene encoding transcription elongation factor subunit Spt4 produces MSEKVCRHCLRVLEGQTCPVCGTSDLAEEWSGLVIILDTERSEIAKKLGVDIPDRFALKVR; encoded by the coding sequence ATGTCAGAAAAAGTCTGTCGACACTGCTTGAGGGTCCTGGAAGGGCAAACCTGTCCTGTTTGCGGAACTTCAGACCTTGCAGAAGAATGGAGTGGACTTGTTATAATTCTTGACACGGAACGCTCGGAAATCGCAAAAAAACTCGGGGTTGACATCCCGGATAGATTTGCTTTGAAGGTGCGCTGA
- a CDS encoding GTP-dependent dephospho-CoA kinase family protein, which produces MSVHIELPRELRPLMKRPLGTLYRGKGRDTVEKFIEKLANPTKLISVGDVTTFHLLEAGIIPDICIVDNRTKRKPVSSDVSARNRDKVYEEVSVDNPAGIITDELIKTLCEAFASEKFLRIFVRGEEDLATLPVILMAPLGSVVLYGQPDEGVVFVEVTEEKKEEIRALFERLISKNQNNELDKIRRILDGHKYP; this is translated from the coding sequence TTGAGTGTTCATATCGAACTTCCAAGAGAACTTCGCCCACTTATGAAAAGACCCCTTGGTACTTTATACAGGGGGAAGGGCAGGGATACAGTAGAAAAGTTTATAGAAAAGCTTGCTAACCCCACAAAACTTATATCCGTAGGGGATGTTACTACCTTCCACTTGCTCGAAGCCGGGATTATTCCGGACATCTGTATAGTGGATAACCGCACCAAAAGGAAACCGGTATCCAGTGATGTGTCGGCCCGGAACAGGGATAAGGTCTATGAAGAAGTTTCGGTTGACAATCCCGCAGGGATTATCACCGATGAGCTGATAAAAACCCTTTGTGAAGCGTTTGCCTCAGAAAAGTTTCTCCGCATTTTTGTAAGAGGAGAAGAGGATTTGGCAACCCTTCCGGTAATCCTTATGGCTCCACTGGGGTCTGTGGTCCTTTACGGACAACCCGATGAGGGTGTGGTCTTTGTAGAGGTCACTGAGGAAAAGAAGGAAGAAATAAGGGCTCTTTTTGAAAGGCTCATCAGCAAAAATCAGAATAATGAATTGGATAAGATACGGAGAATTCTAGATGGACATAAATATCCTTAA
- a CDS encoding 30S ribosomal protein S24e, which produces MDINILKDKKNALLNRRELDFIVKDEGSTPSRSDVRNKLAAMLNAPLELLVIQRIKTEYGMQESKGYAKLYEDVSRMKEVEQEFILKRNPAPGAETEEEEA; this is translated from the coding sequence ATGGACATAAATATCCTTAAAGATAAAAAAAATGCACTTTTAAACAGAAGGGAACTGGATTTCATTGTGAAAGATGAAGGTTCAACTCCTTCCAGAAGTGATGTAAGGAACAAACTTGCTGCAATGTTAAATGCCCCCCTTGAACTGTTGGTCATCCAGAGGATCAAGACTGAATACGGAATGCAGGAAAGCAAGGGTTATGCCAAGCTCTACGAAGATGTAAGCCGCATGAAAGAAGTAGAACAGGAATTCATCCTGAAAAGGAACCCTGCCCCGGGAGCAGAAACTGAGGAAGAAGAGGCGTAA